The following coding sequences are from one Sphingobium sp. Cam5-1 window:
- a CDS encoding peptidylprolyl isomerase, giving the protein MIRYVALLLAALLSFTAAAAQVTASAPSQDVQVVLDTNAGRIIVAVHQAKAPITARNFLRYVDQKRLDGTAFYRAVGTADYGFVQGGTQNDPARTLPPIAHEPTTQTGLTHDEGALSMARYAPGSATGDFFIVLGKMPSMDAQAPSSPGDNQGFAVFAHVVEGMDVVRAILSAPKSPTAGEGVMKGQMLQQSIRITTARRLP; this is encoded by the coding sequence GTGATCCGATATGTCGCCCTTCTGCTCGCTGCTCTACTTTCCTTCACGGCCGCTGCCGCTCAGGTTACGGCTTCTGCTCCTTCACAGGATGTGCAGGTCGTGCTCGATACAAATGCTGGCCGCATTATCGTCGCCGTCCATCAAGCCAAGGCGCCGATCACCGCGCGCAACTTCTTGCGATACGTCGATCAGAAGCGGCTGGACGGCACCGCATTCTACCGTGCCGTGGGGACAGCCGATTATGGCTTCGTCCAGGGCGGAACGCAGAATGATCCCGCCCGCACACTCCCACCCATCGCCCATGAACCCACCACGCAAACCGGGCTTACCCATGATGAAGGCGCGCTTTCCATGGCACGCTATGCGCCGGGAAGCGCCACCGGGGATTTCTTCATCGTCCTTGGCAAGATGCCCAGCATGGACGCGCAAGCCCCGTCGTCGCCGGGCGATAATCAGGGCTTTGCTGTGTTTGCCCATGTGGTGGAGGGTATGGACGTGGTCCGCGCGATTTTGTCGGCACCAAAGTCGCCGACTGCGGGCGAGGGCGTTATGAAGGGGCAGATGCTTCAGCAATCCATAAGGATTACGACAGCCCGTCGGCTTCCCTGA
- a CDS encoding DUF4136 domain-containing protein, with translation MKLIKKIGMVAAPTLALVALSGCASSFKANVARFQQLPAPAGQSFTIVADDPRLAGGLEFSQYAGMVGQRLAQTGYTPASDPARADLIVRVAYHVDNGREKVRSTGFGPPDPYFYGGWGWRGRWGRPWGYGFYDPWLFGPGYSDVTSYTVYTSDLSMKIDRAADNRRLFEGKASAQSLSNRLTYLVPNLIDAMFTGFPGQNGEDVKITLPPERKG, from the coding sequence ATGAAACTTATCAAAAAGATTGGTATGGTTGCGGCGCCGACGTTGGCGCTGGTCGCCCTTTCTGGCTGTGCTTCATCCTTCAAAGCGAATGTCGCGCGCTTCCAGCAATTGCCTGCACCCGCCGGGCAGAGCTTCACCATCGTTGCCGATGACCCCCGTCTCGCCGGTGGCCTTGAATTTTCGCAATATGCAGGGATGGTAGGTCAACGCCTGGCGCAGACCGGCTACACTCCCGCATCTGATCCGGCCCGCGCTGACCTCATCGTCCGCGTCGCCTATCATGTCGATAATGGGCGTGAGAAGGTGCGCTCCACGGGCTTCGGCCCACCCGACCCCTATTTCTATGGCGGCTGGGGCTGGCGCGGCCGCTGGGGTAGGCCGTGGGGCTACGGCTTCTATGACCCGTGGCTGTTCGGCCCCGGTTACAGCGACGTCACCAGCTATACCGTATATACCAGCGATCTCAGCATGAAGATCGATCGGGCGGCCGACAATAGGCGGCTGTTCGAAGGCAAGGCTTCCGCCCAGTCCCTGTCGAACAGGTTGACCTATCTCGTCCCCAACTTGATCGACGCGATGTTCACCGGCTTTCCGGGGCAGAATGGAGAGGATGTGAAGATCACCCTGCCGCCCGAACGGAAGGGCTGA
- the trpS gene encoding tryptophan--tRNA ligase, giving the protein MRVLSGIQPTGNLHLGNYLGAIRNWVRMQDEMDAASQCFFFLADMHSITVHEGREQRIRNVRDMAAALVAAGIDPDRSVLFNQARVPAHAELCWLLNGTARIGWLNRMTQFKDKVGKDREGASIGLFVYPVLQAADILVYNATHVPVGEDQKQHLELARDIATKFNTDFGVELFTLPDPIIPKESARIMSLRDGTAKMSKSDPSDMSRINLTDEDDAIMQKVKKAKTDPEPLPETAEGLQGRPEANNLIGIYATLTGRTADAVCADFAGKGFGAFKPALGELLVETLRPIRTRFLELRTDDAALDAILENGAAKARAAAEPTLRAAYDAMGLMR; this is encoded by the coding sequence ATGCGCGTCCTTTCCGGCATCCAACCGACCGGTAATCTGCACCTGGGCAATTATCTGGGCGCGATCCGCAATTGGGTTCGGATGCAGGACGAGATGGATGCGGCAAGCCAATGCTTCTTCTTTCTGGCCGACATGCATTCGATCACCGTGCATGAGGGGCGCGAGCAGCGCATCCGTAATGTCCGCGATATGGCGGCGGCGCTTGTCGCTGCGGGGATTGATCCCGATCGCTCTGTACTGTTCAATCAGGCACGGGTCCCCGCCCATGCGGAGCTATGCTGGTTGCTGAACGGCACGGCGCGGATTGGCTGGCTGAACCGCATGACGCAGTTCAAGGACAAGGTCGGTAAGGATCGCGAAGGCGCCTCGATCGGCCTGTTCGTCTATCCGGTGCTGCAGGCGGCCGATATCCTCGTCTATAACGCTACGCATGTGCCTGTGGGCGAGGACCAGAAGCAGCATCTCGAACTGGCCCGGGACATCGCCACAAAGTTCAACACGGATTTCGGGGTCGAGCTGTTTACCTTGCCTGATCCGATCATCCCCAAGGAATCGGCGCGCATCATGTCCTTGCGCGATGGCACTGCAAAGATGTCGAAGTCCGATCCGTCGGACATGAGCCGCATCAACCTCACCGATGAGGATGACGCGATCATGCAGAAGGTGAAGAAGGCCAAGACTGATCCGGAACCATTGCCCGAAACGGCAGAGGGTCTGCAGGGTCGACCGGAAGCGAATAATCTGATCGGCATCTACGCGACCTTGACTGGAAGAACGGCAGACGCCGTGTGCGCCGATTTTGCAGGCAAGGGTTTTGGGGCTTTCAAACCTGCCTTGGGCGAACTGCTGGTTGAAACGCTCCGGCCTATCCGTACGCGCTTCCTGGAACTGCGCACGGATGACGCGGCGCTCGACGCTATATTGGAAAATGGTGCCGCCAAGGCGCGCGCCGCAGCGGAGCCGACCCTGCGCGCTGCCTATGATGCGATGGGACTGATGCGCTGA
- the murJ gene encoding murein biosynthesis integral membrane protein MurJ translates to MKLVKALGSVGGLTLASRVLALVRDSLAARYVGAGFASDAFNGVAFRLPNMFRALFAEGAFSAAFIPMFNRKAAGPGGIADGYHFAERALAVLLPVLILFTAILIAAAYPITWLLSGGFSRQNPTPEQFAFAVLLSRITLPYLALISLASLLGGILNSLDKFWVNAAAPILLNVAMIAGLWLFHGTDEYETARVQAMSVTVGGALQLLWLIWACRRAGVSMKIKRPRLDGDVRELLRLIVPAAAGAGASQINLLISTALSGWLLASGSITYIYYADRLNQLPLGLIGIGLGTILLPTISRLLSTGQEQVAMETQNRGVELALFLTLPATIAFITVAEPIVRGLFQYGLFTVEDARRCGWALSAFSIGLPSYVLVKVLTPGYYARGDTKTPVRYAMLSILINIIGNIALIPLLGHVGPPLATAMSSTVNVAMLYATLVKRGHFIADAQLRRRLPRLALAALVMGGALIAGESFLEPWLGGAMIQRYLALAVLVGAGIALYGIACFLTGAYRVFDLKALMRRRGSTTTQENG, encoded by the coding sequence ATGAAGTTGGTCAAGGCGCTTGGCTCGGTAGGCGGGCTGACGCTCGCCAGCCGGGTGCTGGCGCTGGTCCGTGACTCATTGGCCGCGCGCTATGTCGGTGCAGGCTTTGCGTCGGACGCCTTCAATGGCGTAGCTTTTCGCCTGCCCAACATGTTTCGCGCCCTGTTTGCGGAGGGCGCTTTTTCCGCAGCCTTCATTCCGATGTTCAACCGCAAGGCGGCAGGGCCGGGTGGAATCGCGGATGGCTATCATTTCGCCGAACGTGCGCTTGCCGTCCTGCTTCCGGTGCTTATTCTTTTCACCGCCATCCTGATTGCTGCGGCCTACCCCATCACCTGGCTGTTGTCCGGCGGTTTCTCGCGCCAAAACCCGACGCCGGAGCAGTTTGCCTTCGCAGTGCTGCTGTCGCGCATCACCCTGCCCTATCTCGCGCTGATCAGCCTTGCTTCGTTGCTGGGCGGCATACTGAATTCGCTCGATAAATTCTGGGTAAATGCCGCAGCGCCCATATTGTTGAATGTCGCCATGATCGCCGGCCTGTGGCTTTTCCACGGGACGGACGAATATGAAACGGCTCGTGTCCAGGCCATGTCGGTCACTGTGGGCGGAGCGCTGCAACTCTTATGGCTGATCTGGGCCTGCCGTCGCGCAGGCGTTTCGATGAAGATCAAACGCCCCCGTCTTGACGGTGACGTGCGTGAGTTGCTGCGTCTTATCGTGCCAGCTGCCGCCGGTGCTGGCGCTTCACAGATCAACCTGCTCATTTCCACGGCCTTGTCCGGTTGGCTGCTAGCCTCCGGGTCGATCACCTACATCTATTATGCCGATCGGTTGAACCAACTGCCGCTCGGACTGATCGGGATTGGCCTTGGCACCATATTGCTGCCGACCATTTCCCGGCTTCTGTCGACGGGGCAGGAGCAAGTGGCCATGGAAACGCAAAACCGCGGAGTCGAGTTGGCTCTCTTTCTCACATTGCCAGCGACGATCGCCTTCATCACGGTCGCCGAACCGATCGTTCGCGGCCTTTTTCAATATGGCCTTTTCACCGTTGAGGATGCGCGTCGCTGTGGCTGGGCATTGTCCGCCTTCTCGATCGGCCTCCCCTCCTACGTTCTCGTGAAGGTTCTGACACCCGGCTATTATGCACGCGGCGACACCAAGACCCCCGTGCGTTATGCGATGCTGTCGATCCTCATCAACATCATCGGCAATATCGCACTAATTCCCCTGCTCGGCCATGTAGGCCCGCCGCTGGCGACTGCGATGTCTTCGACCGTCAATGTCGCCATGCTTTATGCAACGCTGGTAAAGCGCGGCCATTTCATCGCTGATGCGCAGCTGCGCCGACGGCTTCCTCGACTCGCGCTGGCGGCGCTGGTCATGGGCGGTGCGCTCATCGCGGGCGAAAGCTTTCTTGAACCATGGTTGGGCGGGGCAATGATCCAGCGTTATCTTGCGCTGGCCGTGCTTGTCGGCGCGGGGATAGCGCTTTACGGGATAGCCTGTTTCCTGACGGGCGCCTATCGGGTGTTCGACCTTAAGGCACTCATGCGCCGACGGGGCTCAACCACAACCCAAGAGAATGGATAG
- the secB gene encoding protein-export chaperone SecB, whose product MADEADTIQTSAGNGADTSPQIALISQYVKDLSFENPNSPAVYQWPDQPQIDVQFNIGADKVGDEVVEVSLKIEVKALAPQGTAFAVELLYAALFGMRNVPDEQLQPFMLAEAPRLIFPFARRVLADAIRDGGFPPLLLDPIDFGGLYEQQAQAIAQTAGEPAGHA is encoded by the coding sequence ATGGCCGACGAAGCCGACACCATCCAGACCAGCGCAGGTAACGGCGCCGACACGAGCCCACAGATCGCGCTCATCAGCCAATATGTGAAGGATCTCTCGTTCGAGAACCCTAATTCGCCCGCCGTTTATCAGTGGCCGGACCAGCCGCAAATCGATGTTCAGTTCAACATCGGGGCTGACAAGGTCGGTGATGAAGTCGTGGAAGTTTCCTTGAAAATTGAGGTGAAGGCGCTCGCTCCGCAGGGCACGGCTTTTGCCGTCGAACTGTTGTACGCGGCGCTCTTCGGCATGCGCAATGTGCCGGACGAACAGCTTCAGCCGTTCATGCTGGCAGAAGCGCCGCGCCTGATCTTCCCCTTCGCCCGCCGCGTGCTGGCCGATGCGATCCGCGATGGCGGTTTCCCGCCACTGTTGCTGGACCCGATCGATTTCGGTGGACTTTACGAGCAGCAAGCTCAGGCGATTGCACAAACCGCAGGCGAACCGGCTGGTCACGCCTGA
- a CDS encoding Tim44/TimA family putative adaptor protein encodes MYVIVILALIAGFLALRLYSVLGKRTGHEQEPALRPAEERAKVTVLQPRTMTDMAGDSVRLADGLITQGGEAGVRALIAADRNFDVPQFVEGAKAAYKMVLEAFWRGDRSELEWLCDTEVLTSFEEAIAQREAAGHVLDNRLVRIEKAQIVGASVDGRVAEVSLRFEADIAAVTRDKDGNVVAGSLTDAVSTNDIWTFTRDLRSTDPNWKLSETDEAA; translated from the coding sequence GTGTATGTAATCGTGATCCTCGCCCTCATCGCCGGTTTTCTGGCGTTGCGGCTCTACTCCGTACTGGGAAAGCGGACGGGGCATGAGCAGGAACCTGCGTTGCGTCCGGCTGAGGAAAGGGCGAAGGTAACTGTCCTTCAGCCTCGCACGATGACGGACATGGCCGGTGATTCGGTGCGATTGGCTGATGGCTTGATCACCCAAGGTGGCGAAGCTGGCGTGCGCGCATTGATCGCGGCCGACCGGAATTTCGATGTCCCGCAATTTGTCGAGGGTGCGAAAGCAGCCTACAAGATGGTGCTGGAGGCATTCTGGCGGGGCGATCGTTCCGAACTGGAATGGTTGTGCGATACAGAGGTGCTAACCTCTTTTGAGGAAGCGATCGCACAGCGTGAGGCGGCTGGTCATGTCCTCGACAATCGGCTTGTTCGGATCGAAAAGGCGCAGATCGTCGGCGCCAGCGTCGATGGACGTGTTGCCGAAGTTTCGCTTCGGTTCGAGGCCGATATCGCAGCGGTGACGAGGGACAAGGACGGCAATGTCGTCGCTGGTTCGCTCACTGATGCAGTAAGTACCAACGATATTTGGACATTCACGCGCGACTTGCGCAGCACCGATCCCAACTGGAAGCTCAGCGAAACCGACGAGGCCGCATGA
- the mltA gene encoding murein transglycosylase A: MNFRQPWAALSAALLLSACAGGVIPPGATGPAPSRPVRGSETPVSVVPATPRPALPSATPSPQAADNLTAVAAGVMRGPDIAPLIEAGERSRKALEAFRLSCPSLMKRIDQSGLTKGSDWNNACAAASSWPEASANEFFARYFEAVQVGPGTAFVTGYYEPEISGSRNEQAGYQIPIYRRPPELIDVNLGSFSDSLKGKTIRGKVQGSNFVPFDERSQIVAGTLAGRGLELAWAADPVEFFFLQVQGSGRLLLPGGDVMRIGYDGQNGRDYTGIGKLMKDRGLIQAGSMQDIMAWLRANPVEGAQIMNENKSFVFFRELTGPGPIGAMGVPVTAEATVAADPRYVPMGAPVLLSLDRAEPNGVWIAQDTGGAIKGPNRFDSFWGAGSRARSIAGGMSARGSALILLPVGSAARLASQ; encoded by the coding sequence ATGAACTTCAGGCAGCCGTGGGCAGCGCTGTCGGCTGCGCTGCTCTTGTCGGCATGCGCGGGCGGTGTCATCCCACCGGGAGCCACAGGTCCTGCCCCTTCAAGGCCAGTGCGCGGGTCCGAGACCCCGGTCAGCGTAGTTCCCGCGACGCCGCGCCCAGCTTTGCCGTCCGCGACGCCATCGCCGCAGGCTGCCGACAATTTAACGGCGGTCGCCGCCGGAGTTATGCGTGGTCCCGACATTGCGCCACTGATCGAAGCGGGAGAGCGTTCACGCAAGGCGCTGGAGGCATTTCGTCTTTCCTGCCCGTCCCTGATGAAGCGCATCGATCAGAGCGGCCTTACAAAAGGGTCGGACTGGAACAACGCCTGCGCTGCCGCGTCCAGCTGGCCTGAAGCGAGCGCCAATGAATTTTTCGCCCGCTATTTCGAGGCGGTGCAGGTTGGCCCAGGCACAGCGTTCGTCACTGGATATTATGAGCCTGAAATCTCCGGGTCGCGAAATGAGCAAGCAGGCTACCAGATCCCGATCTATCGCCGTCCGCCCGAGCTGATCGACGTCAACCTTGGCTCGTTCAGTGACAGTCTGAAGGGCAAGACCATACGCGGCAAGGTGCAAGGGAGCAATTTCGTCCCCTTTGACGAGCGTTCCCAAATCGTCGCCGGTACGCTCGCCGGTCGTGGGCTTGAACTCGCGTGGGCGGCGGACCCGGTCGAGTTCTTTTTTCTTCAGGTGCAGGGCAGTGGACGCCTGCTGCTGCCCGGCGGCGATGTCATGCGGATAGGCTATGACGGGCAGAATGGCCGCGATTACACTGGCATCGGCAAGCTGATGAAGGATCGCGGACTGATCCAGGCGGGGTCGATGCAGGATATCATGGCATGGTTGCGCGCCAACCCGGTGGAGGGCGCGCAGATCATGAATGAAAACAAGAGCTTCGTGTTTTTTCGCGAACTGACGGGGCCGGGGCCGATTGGCGCCATGGGGGTGCCAGTGACGGCTGAGGCGACCGTGGCCGCTGATCCGCGATATGTCCCGATGGGGGCGCCGGTGCTGCTCTCGCTTGATCGCGCGGAGCCCAATGGCGTGTGGATTGCCCAGGATACGGGCGGTGCCATCAAAGGCCCCAATCGGTTCGACAGTTTCTGGGGTGCAGGCAGTCGAGCGCGGTCGATCGCCGGGGGCATGTCGGCACGCGGTAGCGCGTTGATCCTGCTGCCCGTTGGATCGGCGGCGCGGTTGGCGTCACAATAA
- a CDS encoding Smr/MutS family protein codes for MARRHLSSEEQALWSALTRSVRPLRSGRHKVDMAEPVATVPGNQALPPVPSRAIETRPSRSPAAVLDNGWERRIRGGTLAPDMAIDLHGHTLSSAHAMLNQALSSALARDLRILLVITGKPPKAAVPNRESRRGAIRGEIGHWLETSPFSDRIASVRQAHPRHGGDGAIYIILRRKK; via the coding sequence ATGGCCCGTCGGCATCTTTCCTCCGAGGAACAGGCGCTTTGGAGCGCTCTTACTCGATCCGTTCGCCCGCTGCGGTCCGGTCGGCATAAAGTCGATATGGCTGAGCCTGTCGCAACGGTGCCAGGCAATCAAGCTTTGCCGCCTGTTCCTTCGCGGGCTATAGAAACCCGTCCATCCCGCTCCCCGGCGGCGGTTCTCGATAATGGGTGGGAGCGCCGTATCCGTGGCGGGACGCTGGCGCCGGACATGGCAATCGACCTTCACGGTCACACCCTCTCGAGCGCGCATGCAATGCTGAATCAGGCGCTTTCTTCCGCATTGGCCCGTGATTTGCGCATCCTGCTCGTGATTACAGGGAAGCCTCCGAAAGCGGCTGTTCCAAACCGCGAATCCCGACGGGGCGCAATCCGGGGTGAGATCGGTCACTGGCTCGAAACCAGCCCCTTTTCCGACCGGATCGCAAGCGTCCGACAGGCGCATCCACGCCATGGCGGCGACGGAGCTATCTACATCATATTGCGGCGCAAAAAATAG
- a CDS encoding putative bifunctional diguanylate cyclase/phosphodiesterase: MQGVTLKSRATAFACAAGALVFILSLVLGQDQAEDILGIGRSLIVAILCGTFSWASARQTVATTASAIDVATERLIAAAHGDLQSSVPPEIAVELPDLSVAMTSLFSQVRTNLDHVQTLALFDQVTGLANRTSFCRQVERLLAEREESCAAALLFIDLDGFKGVNDTLGHAAGDQILARVAGRLREVVMAQVSAGNSDAVIGRLAGDEFTMFFPRLAGPEAASRIARAIQFALSERFDLGSQHIELGASIGIACYPDHGDTLSALLRSADIAMYHAKHRGRNRAEMFTAELALEAADRAELERDLLLALQRDEFILEFQPQVEAVSGRVVTAEALIRWAHPERDMVMPGFFVPVAEESGAIVALGDWVMSRVCETAARWSKAEIGQRIAVNISSRELSQADFFLRLRHAMAAHQTPPHMLELEISESLAMGMDDRVCAQLKALREEGVRIAIDDFGTGYSNLSRLKELPVDRVKIDRSLVRDIAVSAEARTICSAVVGLIQGLGMEVVVEGVESEAQMEMLRVIGCTLFQGYHFARPTSEQDYLARFTPKAIQRRMV, translated from the coding sequence ATGCAGGGCGTGACATTGAAAAGCCGCGCCACTGCCTTCGCCTGCGCCGCGGGGGCGCTGGTGTTCATCCTGTCGCTTGTGCTTGGGCAGGATCAGGCGGAAGACATCCTGGGCATCGGCAGATCGCTGATCGTAGCGATCCTGTGCGGCACCTTCAGCTGGGCCTCGGCCCGCCAGACGGTCGCCACGACCGCGAGCGCCATTGATGTCGCGACTGAAAGGCTGATCGCCGCTGCCCATGGTGATCTGCAATCGTCCGTACCGCCTGAGATCGCCGTCGAATTGCCCGACCTGTCGGTGGCAATGACCAGCCTGTTCAGTCAGGTCCGCACCAACCTCGACCATGTGCAGACCCTCGCATTGTTTGACCAGGTGACGGGCCTTGCCAACCGCACCAGCTTTTGCCGACAGGTCGAAAGGCTGCTGGCCGAGCGGGAAGAGTCCTGCGCGGCGGCGCTGCTCTTCATCGACCTCGACGGCTTCAAGGGGGTGAATGACACGCTGGGCCATGCTGCGGGCGACCAGATCCTAGCCCGGGTTGCGGGCCGTCTTCGCGAAGTTGTCATGGCGCAGGTCAGTGCTGGCAATAGTGACGCCGTCATTGGCCGCCTCGCGGGTGACGAGTTCACGATGTTCTTCCCCCGCTTGGCCGGTCCCGAGGCTGCGAGCCGGATCGCGCGCGCTATTCAGTTCGCGCTGAGCGAGCGCTTTGATCTGGGCAGCCAGCATATAGAATTGGGCGCATCAATCGGCATCGCTTGCTACCCCGATCACGGCGATACCCTCTCTGCCCTGCTGCGATCCGCCGACATCGCCATGTATCATGCCAAACATCGGGGCCGGAACCGGGCCGAAATGTTCACTGCCGAACTGGCGCTGGAAGCCGCCGACCGCGCCGAACTGGAGCGGGATTTGTTGCTGGCGCTGCAACGCGATGAGTTTATTCTGGAGTTCCAGCCACAGGTGGAGGCTGTGAGTGGCCGGGTCGTCACGGCCGAAGCCTTGATCCGCTGGGCACATCCCGAACGTGACATGGTCATGCCGGGCTTCTTCGTGCCTGTCGCGGAGGAAAGCGGCGCCATTGTGGCGTTGGGCGATTGGGTAATGAGCCGCGTATGCGAAACGGCGGCGCGTTGGTCGAAGGCCGAGATCGGGCAGCGCATCGCGGTCAACATCTCGTCGCGGGAACTGTCCCAAGCGGATTTCTTCCTGCGGTTGCGGCATGCCATGGCGGCGCATCAGACCCCGCCGCACATGCTGGAGCTGGAAATTTCCGAATCGCTGGCGATGGGAATGGACGATCGGGTGTGTGCGCAGTTGAAAGCGCTGCGCGAGGAAGGCGTGCGGATCGCCATCGATGATTTCGGCACCGGTTATTCCAACCTGTCCCGCCTGAAGGAGCTGCCTGTCGATCGGGTCAAGATCGATCGGAGTTTGGTGCGCGACATCGCCGTATCAGCCGAAGCGCGTACCATTTGCAGTGCCGTTGTCGGCCTGATCCAGGGGCTGGGCATGGAGGTCGTGGTCGAGGGCGTCGAGTCGGAAGCGCAAATGGAAATGCTGCGCGTTATCGGCTGCACGCTGTTCCAGGGATATCATTTCGCCCGACCCACCAGCGAACAGGATTATCTGGCCCGCTTTACACCAAAGGCCATCCAGCGCCGAATGGTTTGA
- the dapE gene encoding succinyl-diaminopimelate desuccinylase: protein MSMTSTNADTVDIARKLIACPSVTPARGEVFAVLEAMLVPLGFTVDRFIVGEQPDGPVENMLAWRTTGAGPHFAFAGHLDVVPPGDGWTSNPFTPELRGDLLYGRGAVDMKGSIAAFVAALASIPEDLPGTVSLIITGDEEGPAVFGTLALMDRMAAHGLRPDLCLVGEPTSSQRLGDVIKVGRRGSVNMWLRVEGVQGHVAYPHLADNPVPRLVRILAAIDAVVLDEGTDWFQPSNIEITDLEVGNAATNVIPAAANARISIRFNDRHSGAQLIERINAIAAAEGGTVTAKISGEPFLTEPGALSSLVAGAIREVTGVEAELSTTGGTSDARFLSRLCPVVEFGLNNATMHKLDEAVAVQDLQDLTRIYALIVRRALAA, encoded by the coding sequence ATGAGCATGACCAGCACCAATGCCGACACAGTGGACATAGCACGAAAGCTGATTGCATGTCCTTCGGTAACGCCCGCGCGGGGTGAGGTTTTTGCCGTCCTGGAAGCGATGCTGGTTCCGCTCGGCTTCACGGTCGATCGCTTTATTGTGGGGGAGCAGCCCGACGGTCCGGTCGAAAATATGCTCGCCTGGCGGACAACCGGCGCGGGTCCGCACTTCGCCTTTGCCGGGCATCTTGACGTCGTGCCGCCCGGGGATGGCTGGACAAGCAACCCATTCACGCCCGAGCTTCGCGGCGACCTGCTCTACGGTCGCGGCGCGGTTGATATGAAGGGATCGATCGCTGCATTCGTCGCCGCGCTCGCCAGCATTCCGGAAGATTTGCCGGGTACGGTCAGCCTGATCATCACTGGCGACGAAGAAGGTCCTGCGGTTTTTGGTACGCTGGCGCTCATGGATCGCATGGCTGCTCATGGACTGCGGCCCGACCTCTGCCTGGTTGGCGAGCCTACCTCGTCCCAACGGCTGGGTGACGTCATCAAGGTGGGCCGACGCGGATCGGTGAACATGTGGCTCCGCGTGGAAGGGGTGCAGGGGCATGTCGCCTATCCGCATCTGGCCGACAATCCCGTGCCACGGCTCGTTCGCATTCTTGCCGCCATAGATGCCGTGGTGCTGGACGAAGGCACCGACTGGTTTCAGCCAAGCAATATCGAAATCACGGACCTGGAAGTCGGCAACGCCGCAACCAATGTCATTCCAGCCGCAGCAAATGCGCGCATCTCCATCCGCTTCAATGATCGACATAGTGGCGCGCAGTTGATTGAACGGATCAACGCGATCGCCGCAGCGGAGGGCGGCACCGTCACCGCAAAGATCAGCGGCGAACCATTCCTGACCGAACCCGGAGCCTTGTCCAGCCTTGTCGCAGGAGCGATCAGGGAGGTGACCGGAGTGGAAGCGGAACTTTCCACCACAGGCGGCACTTCGGACGCGCGCTTCCTCTCGCGCCTCTGCCCCGTGGTCGAATTCGGTTTGAACAATGCGACGATGCACAAGCTGGATGAGGCAGTCGCCGTGCAGGACCTGCAAGATCTGACGCGCATATACGCGCTTATTGTCCGCCGGGCGTTAGCGGCCTGA
- a CDS encoding cupin domain-containing protein, translating into MPKIDLAAIEQNNRTGYPAPYSGAVDGRWVRKLGHGCGLADFGISHVILKPGAASSQRHWHEDEDEFVVMLSGQAVLIEEEGRFSMQAGDMAAFPKGEPNGHQLINESDGDCEFLAFGRVPQGDAHYPDIDLRWSMGSYRRKDGSAF; encoded by the coding sequence ATGCCCAAGATCGATCTTGCAGCTATAGAGCAGAACAACAGGACCGGTTATCCGGCACCCTATTCTGGGGCAGTCGATGGACGCTGGGTCCGAAAGCTCGGCCATGGTTGCGGGCTCGCCGATTTTGGCATCAGTCATGTAATATTGAAGCCAGGCGCGGCTTCATCGCAGCGGCACTGGCATGAGGACGAAGATGAATTCGTCGTCATGCTGAGCGGGCAGGCCGTGCTGATCGAAGAGGAAGGTCGCTTTTCGATGCAGGCAGGGGACATGGCAGCTTTTCCCAAGGGAGAGCCGAACGGGCACCAGTTGATCAATGAAAGCGATGGCGATTGCGAGTTCCTGGCTTTCGGGCGGGTGCCGCAGGGAGACGCGCATTATCCTGACATTGATTTGCGATGGTCGATGGGAAGCTATCGGCGCAAGGATGGGAGCGCTTTTTGA